The Terriglobus roseus region GGAGCGAACCACCGCATACTCCAACGTGTATACCGAGCGCGATGCTCGCAATATCCCATTGGCAGCGCGCAATCCGCTGGAGTTTTACATCTTCAATCCTTTGCTGAACTCGCAGCAGAACTCCACCGGTGGCTCAGGAACACAGACTCCTTCAGTAGCTTTTGCAGGTCTTGGCACATCACAGTACAACGTTGACGGAGTCTCCAATAATCTGCAAGGTGGCGCCCGTAATGTTGTGATCAGTGGCGAAGCTGTTGCCGAGTATCAAACACTCGTAAACCCGACTGCAGAGTTTGGCCGTTCTACCGGAGCTTTCCTGAATACCATCTCACGTTCCGGAACCAATGATTGGCATGGATCGGTGTACATGTTCACCAAGCAGAAGGAACTGGCGTCGCGGCCTTATCTTCTTGCACCTACCACCGCTACACCCGGATTCAGACGCTACAACTACGGCGCCACTGTCGCAGGTCCGGTCGTGCATGATCGTGCCTTCTTCTTCCTGAATTACGAACGTTGGGTGCAGGACAGCCCTGCGATCTCCACGTTTGGCGGTGCTCAGCAGGCGACCGTTGCGCAGCAGCTTGGCTTGCCCTTGAGTGAAGTTACAACATGGAACAACTCATTCCGCGCACATACGGTAACCGCTAAGGGGGATCTGGTTCTCAACGCCAGAAACCGGCTTGCACTGCGGTACAACATGTACAACGATCACGAGTCTGGTAGTGACAGCGGCGCTGTCACGCGCCATGAGGCTCCTGGTTTTAACGACGAACCGCAGAGTGGAACAGCTCAGCTTGTTACCGTTTTCAGCCCGTCTGTGTTGAATGAGTTCCGATTCGTCTACGCCTTCCGTCCTGTGCAGCAGCCGACGCTTTCGCCCAGCAATCCGGCCGTAAACATCTCCGGTATTGGTACCTTCAACGGCAATGCGAACGGCAACTACTGGTACCGTGAATCGGGCTATCAGATTGTCGACAACGTTACATGGAACAAAGGCCGTCACAACATCAAGGTGGGCTTTGAGATTCTGCCTGTAAATTTTCAGGACACAACGGCCAATCTGAACGGTACGTTCACGTTTGCATCGCTGCAGCAATACCTCAACACGGTGCAGAACGTCACGAATCCTGCTACCGGTAAGCCCTATAGCTACACGCAATTTACACAGGCAACCGGATCGCAGGTCTACGATGCCACCGTTGTGCAGCAAGGCTACTTCTTGCAGGACGATATCCGCGTGAATCCGCGGCTCAAGGTCAACTTAGGACTTCGTTACGAGTTCTTCCTGCGCCCCGGTGGGAACCTGAATCCGGCATATCCGCTCACTGGACATATCCCTCAGCAATATGACGAGATCGATCCGCGTCTTGGTGTTGCATGGGATCCTTTTGGTAAGGGGAAGACTGTCATCCGCGCGGGCTATGGCATTTACCATAACTTCTTCTCTCCCCAAACCTATGAGGGCTGGGAACGTAACAACGCCATCACTGTTAAGAACATTACCGTTCTGCCTACCGATCCCGGTGCACCGGCATTCACTCTCGGTCCCGTTCCAAACGCTACAGTTGGAACCGTTGCAACACCGAACCTGAACCAATTCGATCCCAACCTCAAAGACAACATGATGCAGAGCTGGAACCTTGTGGGTGAGAAGGAAGTTATGCCCGGATACAGCCTGTCGCTTGCCTATTACGGCGCGCACATTACGCACCTTGTATATGGTCAGCTCAGCAATTTGAAACCCACGGGGCAGATTCTCTCCGACGGTCGTATCGTCTATGGCGGTCTTGCATCGCGTATCGATCCCAACATCGGAGCGATCCGTACCGTTACAAGCGAAGGTACATGGCAGAACTACAACGCCTTCCTAGTCACCTTCACCAAGCGATTAAAGAATGGTCTGAATCTTCAGGCCGGTTACCAGCGGCAAAAAATCTCCGTCTGCCTCGACAGAGCAACACCTATGGCTGATGGCAGCTGCTACAACCGTGGACGGATGAGCTTCGATCAGCCCAATCGTTTCACCGCTACCGCTGTGTGGGAGCCGCGCGCAAACATTGAGAACCATGCACTGTCTTACCTCCTGAATGGGTGGGGGATCGCTAACACCACCATGATTCAGAATGGCCTGCCGTACAGCGCTCTCTCGGGCCTCGATCTCAACGGTGACTTGAATGCCAATGATCGCTCTGTCGGAGCTGTTTACGACGGCTTCCGTATGACGCCATATGTCGAAATCGATTTCCGCGTTACACGTACCTTCCATGTGTTGGATCGAGGCAAGGTCGAGATTTATGGCGAAGGTCTCAACATTACCGATCACGCCAACATTACTGCCGTTAACACTGCTCCATCCACTGCAAGCAACCCCTTTGGTGCTCCCACCACAGCGGCTATTCCGCGACAGTACCAACTCGGCTTTCGTGCCTCTTTCTAATACACAGAAGGCTGCTACACTCGCCGGCGTTACGTATGTCTCTTAACGAACCGAGCAACACCTACCGATCCCGAAGTCTGGGGTTGGTAGGTGTTGCTTCATTCCATCAAGTCCCATTGGAGAAAACGTTCCATGCCAGTAGCTCTAATACTCCTCTTGCTGGGCATTCTGCTTGCGCCAAATTCTTATGCGCAGACTGATCGGAAGGTCATCATCGTCACACTTGATGGCTTTCCTGCATACGCCTTGCAGGACTCACGACTGCCAATGCCAACGCTGCGTCGCATGATGCGCGATGGTGCTTATGCAGACACGATGCAACCCATCAATCTGACAGTGACGTGGCCCAACCACACTGCGATGATCACTGGTGTTGATGCTGCTAAGCATGATGTGCTTGTGAATGGCCGCATTCTCTTTGGACCCCAGGGCACACCGCCCCACACTGAGCCTTGGATTGATCGGGACCTGATGGTTCATGCGCCGACTCTCTATGACGTCGCTTCTGAAGCAGGGCTGACAACAGCGCAGGTGGATTGGGTCGCCATCTATCACGCCAAACTCATTAATTGGCGTTTTGCAGAATTGCCGGAGCCTGATGGTGAGATCGAGCGCGACCTTATCACCCAAGGTTTCGTTACCGCAGAGCAGCTGAAAGACTTCAATAAGTCGAGCGCGGCATGGCGAGACCAGATTCGCATTGAAGCTGTTTCAGACATTTTGCACAAACACCACCCCAACCTTCTTCTGCTGCACCTGACGGACTTGGACAACATCAACCATGCCTACGGCCCCATGAGCGCCGCAAGCTTCTCGTCGATGAAAGCATTAGATAGCCACTTGCAAGACATCATTGACGCTGTGCGTGACAGTGGCGATCTCGACAAGACGAGTATCTTCGTTGTGTCGGATCACGGCTTCCGAACTTTCGATAAGGTTGTTCATCTCAACACGCTGTTGCGGCAGAGAGGACTCATTCGCGGTGAGGGAAGCAATGTCAACTGCGATGCCTGGGTGATGCCAGAAGGCGGTAGTGCACTAGTCTATGTGACCAACGAAAGCATGAAGGCTACTATTACTCCCCAGTTGCAGGCGCTGTTGGCTGACGTGGAAGGTGTCGACCACATTTACGGGCCATCTGATTTCGCCACCCAAGGTATCCCTGGGACTGGCGATCAGGCTCCTGCGCTATACCTGACAGCAAAGCCTGGTTACGCACTGGAAGGCGGTGACACTGGTCCACTGATCACCTCCAGCACCGGACATGGCACACATGGTTACAGCAATGCTGATCCACAGATGGGCGCCCTCTTTGTTGCATGGGGTGCGAACATTCGCAACGGCATTCACCTGGAAACAGTGAAGAATGTCGATATCGCGCCCACTGCTGCGTCAATCCTCAGACTAAAAATGAACGAAGTGAGTGGGCAGGTTCTTAAAGAGATTCTCCGCTGAACATTGAGGGGCATCCCCATAGCTCTACCTTGTTGGAATCTCTCGTGTGATCAAGAATATGGGCCGCGCTTATGCGCGGCCCATATTCTTCGTGGTGTTGAATTAGCGCTTGGGTGAAAGGCCAAACGTGACTGAGAGCATTACACTGCGTCCCGGTAGCACGCTAATGTTGTCGCCGCCGTTGATGGGTGTTTGGCCCGTGGTGTTGAAAGGATCGACATAGGTGGTGCCGTTGGCAGCGATGTTCTGTGTTGCGGCAGTCCCCGCGATCTTATCGGCGGTGATGTTGTGCGAATTGAATAGGTTATTGAAGCTGAGGCGGATCTTTGTCTGATCAAAGCGGCCACCCGAACGCACGGTGTAGTTGAAGAACAGGTTGGATACGGTGAAAGGATTGATCGTTGCCTGATTGTGATAAGCGCCGTTGTCCTGGTAGAGCGTTCCGACACGTTTGTTGAACATACCCACGTCGAAACCTTTATGCTGCCACGTTACAGCTTCTGTTTCGGTGTCAGACGGGGTATTGGCGACCCACAGTCCTGAGGGAGCTGTGACA contains the following coding sequences:
- a CDS encoding TonB-dependent receptor — encoded protein: MNLRNCGFMGLAILTGVTTNAMAQSQAIDGNIDGYVTSQDGAAIKRAHLRVTNINTGFVREADTDDHGYYSVQLLPPGAYTLMVSKADFSTAVRNNLVLTVGEAQRVDMQLAVGDVKTSVEVNSNPPVVEVERTTAYSNVYTERDARNIPLAARNPLEFYIFNPLLNSQQNSTGGSGTQTPSVAFAGLGTSQYNVDGVSNNLQGGARNVVISGEAVAEYQTLVNPTAEFGRSTGAFLNTISRSGTNDWHGSVYMFTKQKELASRPYLLAPTTATPGFRRYNYGATVAGPVVHDRAFFFLNYERWVQDSPAISTFGGAQQATVAQQLGLPLSEVTTWNNSFRAHTVTAKGDLVLNARNRLALRYNMYNDHESGSDSGAVTRHEAPGFNDEPQSGTAQLVTVFSPSVLNEFRFVYAFRPVQQPTLSPSNPAVNISGIGTFNGNANGNYWYRESGYQIVDNVTWNKGRHNIKVGFEILPVNFQDTTANLNGTFTFASLQQYLNTVQNVTNPATGKPYSYTQFTQATGSQVYDATVVQQGYFLQDDIRVNPRLKVNLGLRYEFFLRPGGNLNPAYPLTGHIPQQYDEIDPRLGVAWDPFGKGKTVIRAGYGIYHNFFSPQTYEGWERNNAITVKNITVLPTDPGAPAFTLGPVPNATVGTVATPNLNQFDPNLKDNMMQSWNLVGEKEVMPGYSLSLAYYGAHITHLVYGQLSNLKPTGQILSDGRIVYGGLASRIDPNIGAIRTVTSEGTWQNYNAFLVTFTKRLKNGLNLQAGYQRQKISVCLDRATPMADGSCYNRGRMSFDQPNRFTATAVWEPRANIENHALSYLLNGWGIANTTMIQNGLPYSALSGLDLNGDLNANDRSVGAVYDGFRMTPYVEIDFRVTRTFHVLDRGKVEIYGEGLNITDHANITAVNTAPSTASNPFGAPTTAAIPRQYQLGFRASF
- a CDS encoding alkaline phosphatase family protein, producing MPVALILLLLGILLAPNSYAQTDRKVIIVTLDGFPAYALQDSRLPMPTLRRMMRDGAYADTMQPINLTVTWPNHTAMITGVDAAKHDVLVNGRILFGPQGTPPHTEPWIDRDLMVHAPTLYDVASEAGLTTAQVDWVAIYHAKLINWRFAELPEPDGEIERDLITQGFVTAEQLKDFNKSSAAWRDQIRIEAVSDILHKHHPNLLLLHLTDLDNINHAYGPMSAASFSSMKALDSHLQDIIDAVRDSGDLDKTSIFVVSDHGFRTFDKVVHLNTLLRQRGLIRGEGSNVNCDAWVMPEGGSALVYVTNESMKATITPQLQALLADVEGVDHIYGPSDFATQGIPGTGDQAPALYLTAKPGYALEGGDTGPLITSSTGHGTHGYSNADPQMGALFVAWGANIRNGIHLETVKNVDIAPTAASILRLKMNEVSGQVLKEILR